Proteins encoded together in one Camelus dromedarius isolate mCamDro1 chromosome 11, mCamDro1.pat, whole genome shotgun sequence window:
- the ANKRD54 gene encoding ankyrin repeat domain-containing protein 54 isoform X2: protein MPTMWKQQLLEDGADPCAADDKGRTALHFASCNGNDQIVQLLLDHGADPNQRDGLGNTPLHLAACTNHVPVITTLLRGGARVDALDRAGRTPLHLAKSKLNILQEGHSQCLEAVRLEVKQIIQMLREYLERLGRHEQRERLDDLCTRLQMTSTKEQVDEVTDLLASFTSLSLQMQNLEKR, encoded by the exons ATGCCAACGATGTGGAAACAG CAGCTGCTGGAAGATGGCGCGGATCCCTGCGCAGCCGACGACAAGGGCCGCACTGCTCTGCATTTTGCCTCCTGCAACGGCAACGACCAGATTG TGCAGCTGCTTCTGGACCATGGAGCTGACCCTAACCAGCGAGATGGGCTGGGGAACACGCCACTGCACCTGG CTGCCTGCACCAACCATGTCCCTGTCATCACCACACTGCTGCGAGGAG GCGCCCGTGTAGATGCCCTGGACCGAGCTGGCCGCACACCCCTCCACCTGGCTAAGTCGAAGCTCAACATCCTGCAGGAAGGCCACTCCCAGTGCCTGGAGGCTGTGCGGCTGGAGGTGAAGCAG ATCATCCAGATGTTGAGGGAGTACCTGGAGCGCCTGGGGCGGCATGAGCAGCGGGAGCGGCTGGACGACCTCTGCACCCGCCTCCAGATGACAAGCACCAAAGAGCAG GTGGATGAAGTGACCGACCTCCTGGCCAGCTTCACCTCCCTCAGCTTGCAGATGCAGAACCTGGAGAAGAGGTAG